In Exiguobacterium sp. 9-2, the genomic window TGGTCGATCTTCCACAGCATGAGCAGATTGGAGACGTTCTCGCCATAGATCGATATCTGACCGCGACGTCGTGATGATGCGCTCGGCAAATACATCAAGTAGTTGTTGTTCACGGTCGGAGATGGCAGTCGTCTTGATCCCAAAACAAAGCCCATCTGTAAGGCGATATACGCTATACTGTTCCTGGCAATACAGATTCGGATCGGTCGTAAGCTGGTCATTGAATACAGTCATCAGTTGTCGTAACACACGGCATCACTCCTAAATCGTACATAACTAACTATCTCGACTTTACCATAAGTCGAAAATCGGAAGGAATGATAACTTATGTCAGACACTTTGTTACTCGTGTTGAAGCTTGTTGGAATCGTCATCATCGGTGCTCTTATCGGAGCGATCACGAACCATTTGGCGATCCGAATGTTGTTTCGACCACTTGAACCGAAATACATTGGAAAATTTCGCGTACCATTCACGCCTGGTCTGATTCCAAAACGACGGAATGAACTGGCAGCAAATCTCGGACGGACGGTCGTCAAGCATCTCTTGACGCCAGAAGGGATTGGGAAACGTCTCGCATCACCAGCTGTTCGTGGAGCCGTCACGCGTCTCGTCGAACAAGAAGTCATGAAATGGACACGCTCGGAAGAGACGACGGAAGCGTGGATTAGTCGATTCATCGACGAACCAAAACAACGGATCCAAGGGAAAATCAGTTATCACTTGGAGCAGGAGTTTTCGCGTCTGATGAATAAATGGCGGGAGCAATCCGTACGCGACTTGATCGGAGCAAGCGGAGAACAAAAAATTGAAGAAGTCATGCCGCGACTAGTCGCATCCGTATTACACCAAGCAGAAGCATACTTTGACGGACCAGAAGGACGTCTACAACTCGAGGAAACCGTTGCTCGTTTCATCCAACAGCGACTGGGTGGCGGGATGTTCGGGATGTTGCTCGCAAATGTCAACGTCGTCGATATGATTCAGCCGGAGCTGAAAAGGGTATTTCAATCAGAGTCGACGTCTCAGTTCATTCTTGCCTTATTACGTCAGGAATGGCAAAAGGGACTGGATCGCCCGCTTTCATCCTATATGACGGAAGAGACGGAGTCGCGGATTCGACAGACCGTCAAAGAACAAGTCATGGCACGTTTACCGATTGAGTCGATGCTTGCTACACCGCTACGCGTTTGGTTGAATCCACTCGAGTCACAATTACTCGAGCGACATGTCCCTGTCATCATCGATCATCTATTCGAACGGACGACGAATCAAATCGGGCAGATCCTTCAGACGCTCGATCTCGAAACAATCGTTCGAGAAGAAGTTGATTTGCTTGATACTGCGTATCTCGAGGAAATCGTCTTATCGATTTCCAAGCGGGAATTCCGTGCTATCACTTGGCTTGGAGGGTTATTAGGTGGTTTAATTGGATTGATACAGGCGGGACTTTATCTCGTCTAAACAAATTGGAGGTTTTACTCATGGCAGAAACAAATTTATACGATCACGCGTACACGCTGGAGCGTGCATTACGCGAAACTTCGGAGTACACGACATTAAAAGATTTGTATACGCAAGTTAACGCAGATCCGGAATCAAACGAATTGTTCGCGTCGTTCCGTAACATCCAACTCGAATTACAACAAAAACAGATGCAAGGTGAAGAAATTACACCAGACGATATGGCGTCTGCACAAACAAAGATGCTTGAAGTACAAAACAATCCATTGATCAGTCAGCTGATGCAAGAAGAGCAACGGATGCATACGATGCTGACGGAAGTCACACAAATCATCATGAAGCCGTTAGAAGAACTCTACGCGCCGATGATGGAGCAACAAGACGACGTGCAATAAGTAAACAAAAGGAAGACGTGCCGATATAGCGCGTCTTCCTTTTTTAGTATGGTTTAAGATGACGCAGGAACGATTCGTGGTAAGTAAGCGCGCTCGAAATGAATGAGACGACCTGAACGTGTAACGCGAGCTGCATGATGGGCATAACCGCTTTCATTCAAGCGTCTAATCCCTTCTTCTCGTGCCTGACCATCCGTCTCTGCTTCAAAGACGTCATCGAGTAACGTTTCACCACGATCTGAAAATACTGTAATCGTATACTGCATACTTGTTCCCCCTTGTCTGATTGGTCTTGTACTCAGTATAATGAATCGCTATTCATTTCACAAGCGTAAGTCCAAGTCCTGCCACGTCAACTGTCTCGCAGCGGGAGGAGTAGTCAGGTGACTGACCGTCATACCAATCAAGCGGATTGGTCCATCGAAGGTAATGCCATTGAACAGTTTCGTTGTTTCCTCAAGTAATCGTTCTTCGTCCGCCGTCTCTTCTGCAAACGTATGCCGTTTCGAACGTGACTGGAATGTGTCGGTCTTCCACTTGATCGTAATCGTTCGGCAGACGAGTTCTTTTTTTTGAAGACTTGCAATGACAGATTTTGATTCTCGAATCAACGTCTCAAATATCGTATCGATATCCTCCGTATCTTCTTCAAAGGTAGTCTCAGAACCAATCGATTTTCGCTCGCGTTCCGGACGAACTGGTCGTTCATCGATCCCATGCGCCATTGCATGTAGTTCCGTT contains:
- a CDS encoding YlbF family regulator; this translates as MAETNLYDHAYTLERALRETSEYTTLKDLYTQVNADPESNELFASFRNIQLELQQKQMQGEEITPDDMASAQTKMLEVQNNPLISQLMQEEQRMHTMLTEVTQIIMKPLEELYAPMMEQQDDVQ
- a CDS encoding YhzD family protein; amino-acid sequence: MQYTITVFSDRGETLLDDVFEAETDGQAREEGIRRLNESGYAHHAARVTRSGRLIHFERAYLPRIVPASS
- a CDS encoding DUF445 family protein, translating into MSDTLLLVLKLVGIVIIGALIGAITNHLAIRMLFRPLEPKYIGKFRVPFTPGLIPKRRNELAANLGRTVVKHLLTPEGIGKRLASPAVRGAVTRLVEQEVMKWTRSEETTEAWISRFIDEPKQRIQGKISYHLEQEFSRLMNKWREQSVRDLIGASGEQKIEEVMPRLVASVLHQAEAYFDGPEGRLQLEETVARFIQQRLGGGMFGMLLANVNVVDMIQPELKRVFQSESTSQFILALLRQEWQKGLDRPLSSYMTEETESRIRQTVKEQVMARLPIESMLATPLRVWLNPLESQLLERHVPVIIDHLFERTTNQIGQILQTLDLETIVREEVDLLDTAYLEEIVLSISKREFRAITWLGGLLGGLIGLIQAGLYLV